The genomic interval ACCCCCACAGCAAGAACGACGCGATGAGCGCGAGGTGACGAAGCCGGCACAGCGAGGTCATGGAACGCATCGTAATCCATAGGATAGGTTCGTGCCCGACATGGAGCTCCGACTCGAAGGCGTGTCCAAGACGTATCCCAACGGCACGCGAGCGCTTCACGACGTCACCCTCACCATCCCGCGAGGCATGTTCGGTCTGCTCGGCCCCAACGGTGCCGGGAAGTCGACACTCATGCGCAGCATCGCCACGCTTCAAGAGGTCGATGGCGGAAGCATGAGCTTCGACGGCATCGACATCCGCAAGGACAAGGACCGCTTGCGTGATGTGTTGGGGTTCCTGCCGCAGGACTTCGGCGTCTATCCCAAGGTGACGGCGTGGGACATGTTGGACCACCTCGCGCAGCTCAAGGGCTTGTCTCAGCGTCGCTCGCGCCATGACGCGGTGAAGGCGCTGCTCACCAAGGTGAACCTCTGGGAGCACCGCGACCGCCGGCTCGGCGGTTTCTCCGGCGGCATGAAGCAGCGCTTCGGCATCGCCCAGGCGCTCCTGGGAGACCCCAAGCTGCTCATCGTCGACGAGCCCACGGCGGGCCTGGACCCCGCTGAGCGCTTCCGCTTCCACAACCTGCTCGCTGAAATCAGCGCGGACGTCGTGGTGCTGCTGTCCACGCACATCGTCTCGGACGTGGCGGACCTCTGCCAGAACATGGCCATCCTCGCCCAGGGGAGAGTGGTGACCAGCGGCCATCCGCTCCGCCTGGTGGACTCGCTGCAAGGCCGCGTGTGGAAGCGCTTCGTCACGAAGCAGGAGGAACTGGACGCCCTGACGCAGCAGCTGACGGTCATC from Myxococcus stipitatus carries:
- a CDS encoding ABC transporter ATP-binding protein, encoding MELRLEGVSKTYPNGTRALHDVTLTIPRGMFGLLGPNGAGKSTLMRSIATLQEVDGGSMSFDGIDIRKDKDRLRDVLGFLPQDFGVYPKVTAWDMLDHLAQLKGLSQRRSRHDAVKALLTKVNLWEHRDRRLGGFSGGMKQRFGIAQALLGDPKLLIVDEPTAGLDPAERFRFHNLLAEISADVVVLLSTHIVSDVADLCQNMAILAQGRVVTSGHPLRLVDSLQGRVWKRFVTKQEELDALTQQLTVIAVRRVAGQRLVHVHAESAPEGFEPANPDLEDVYFHALTGASKAA